In Anabrus simplex isolate iqAnaSimp1 chromosome 12, ASM4041472v1, whole genome shotgun sequence, a genomic segment contains:
- the LOC136884510 gene encoding oocyte zinc finger protein XlCOF6.1: protein MEQDTSLGNDDDIKQDLPQIPLLDVESVYVPEERAVSPCVPKIEVSSEDPLRVVESVYVSEEKPVFLCAPKVEVSSEDPHDEPYGVHHLTRINKTEEIILVAPKIEPLSPQTPAAEDYEDKGELSLGCSEILPDTCPKEEIGQQAELISQTLSVHITRETESPDGDSEDEFNSSTFLSSNVNKEQTFKCAICNKEFNRKEVLRRHQSNHLGIRRFSCQICSKHFTAKSSLKNHLLIHTGERSFECNICSQKFVRRSTLETHRNILHQGQKDFTCPVCSYKFSRQGDYRRHLQTHTGTAGKFECPTCHKLFTRTFNLKIHIRTHSGEKNYECPSCLKAFLRADDLKRHRKIHTREKDFECNICRRKFDQRCNLNRHYLTHQRKSAGT, encoded by the exons ATTCCCCTACTAGATGTGGAGAGTGTGTATGTTCCTGAGGAAAGAGCAGTTTCCCCGTGTGTTCCAAAAATTGAAGTTTCTTCTGAA GATCCTCTTAGAGTCGTGGAGAGTGTATATGTTTCTGAGGAAAAACCAGTTTTCTTGTGTGCTCCAAAGGTTGAAGTTTCTTCTGAG GATCCTCATGATGAACCGTATGGAGTGCATCATCTGACTCGGATAAATAAGACAGAAGAGATCATCTTGGTTGCCCCGAAAATAGAGCCACTATCTCCTCAGACACCTGCAGCTGAAGAT TATGAGGATAAAGGAGAGCTCAGCCTGGGATGTTCAGAAATACTTCCGGACACTTGCCCGAAGGAAGAAATTGG GCAACAGGCAGAATTAATTTCACAGACACTTTCTGTGCATATAACTAGAGAAACCGAATCTCCAGATGGTGATTCTGAGGATGAATTCAACTCGAGCACTTTTCTCTCCTCCAACGTTAATAAAGAACAAACCTTTAAGTGCGCCATTTGTAACAAAGAGTTTAACCGGAAGGAGGTCCTGAGGAGACACCAGTCCAATCACTTAGGGATTCGTCGCTTTAGTTGTCAAATTTGTTCAAAGCATTTCACTGCAAAAAGTAGTTTGAAAAATCATCTTTTGATCCACACGGGAGAGAGGAGCTTCGAATGTAATATCTGTTCTCAGAAATTCGTCCGACGTAGTACTTTGGAAACGCATCGTAATATACTTCATCAGGGACAAAAGGATTTTACCTGTCCAGTGTGCTCTTACAAATTCTCCAGACAAGGTGATTACCGAAGACACCTACAAACTCACACAGGGACTGCAGGGAAGTTTGAATGTCCTACTTGCCATAAACTGTTCACACGGACCTTCAATCTTAAAATTCATATACGCACTCATTCCGGAGAGAAAAATTACGAATGTCCGTCTTGTTTGAAGGCATTTCTCAGAGCAGATGACCTGAAGCGACATCGCAAGATCCATACGAGAGAAAAAGACTTTGAGTGTAATATATGTCGCAGGAAGTTTGATCAACGCTGCAACCTGAATAGACATTACCTTACTCATCAGAGGAAATCTGCAGGTACCTAA